A window of Synechococcus sp. HK05 contains these coding sequences:
- a CDS encoding pyridoxine 5'-phosphate synthase, producing MASLGVNIDHIANVRQARRTVEPDPVSYALLAELGGADGITVHLREDRRHIQDRDVELLRQTVRSRLNLEMAATAEMEAIALRIRPDMVTLVPEKREEVTTEGGLDVAGQLEPLKGLVGRLQDAGIGVSLFVDAETTQLEACRATGARWVELHTGTYAEATWQQQPLELARLTEGTFIARSLGLRVNAGHGLTYQNVEPVAAIEGMEELNIGHTIVARALAVGLEEAVRQMKALVQNPRREPLFGSTSS from the coding sequence ATGGCCAGCCTTGGCGTGAACATCGATCACATCGCCAACGTGCGCCAGGCCCGCCGCACCGTGGAGCCCGATCCGGTGAGCTACGCGCTGCTGGCGGAACTGGGCGGCGCCGATGGCATCACCGTGCACCTGCGCGAAGACCGCCGCCACATCCAAGACCGCGACGTGGAGCTGCTGCGGCAGACCGTGCGCAGCCGCCTCAACCTCGAAATGGCCGCCACCGCCGAAATGGAGGCGATCGCCCTGCGCATCCGGCCCGACATGGTGACCCTGGTGCCGGAGAAGCGCGAAGAAGTCACCACCGAGGGCGGCCTGGATGTGGCCGGCCAGCTCGAACCGCTCAAAGGCCTGGTGGGCCGCCTGCAGGACGCCGGCATCGGCGTGAGCCTGTTCGTGGATGCCGAAACCACTCAGCTCGAGGCCTGCCGCGCCACCGGTGCCCGCTGGGTGGAGCTGCACACCGGCACCTACGCCGAAGCCACTTGGCAGCAGCAACCCCTGGAGCTGGCCCGTCTCACCGAGGGCACGTTCATCGCCCGCAGCCTCGGCCTGCGGGTGAATGCCGGCCATGGCCTCACGTATCAGAACGTGGAGCCGGTGGCGGCGATCGAGGGGATGGAGGAGCTCAACATCGGCCACACGATCGTGGCCCGCGCCCTGGCGGTGGGGCTGGAGGAGGCGGTGCGGCAGATGAAGGCGTTAGTTCAGAATCCCCGCCGGGAACCCCTGTTCGGCAGCACCAGTTCATGA
- a CDS encoding MgPME-cyclase complex family protein, with protein sequence MTQYHFVAASETFLTVEEPLDEVLRERVRNYGEQGKEIDFWLVKRPAFLSAPELKAIADQVPQPAAAVVSTDAKFIEFMKLRLEFVAKGSFEAPSASIPDALASAA encoded by the coding sequence ATGACCCAGTACCACTTCGTGGCCGCCAGCGAGACCTTCCTCACCGTGGAGGAGCCCCTCGATGAGGTGCTGCGCGAGCGGGTGCGCAACTACGGCGAACAGGGCAAGGAGATCGATTTCTGGCTGGTGAAGCGCCCCGCCTTCCTGAGCGCCCCCGAGCTCAAGGCGATTGCCGATCAGGTGCCCCAGCCCGCCGCGGCTGTGGTGTCCACCGACGCGAAGTTCATCGAGTTCATGAAGCTGCGCCTGGAGTTCGTGGCCAAGGGCAGCTTTGAAGCCCCCAGCGCCTCCATCCCCGACGCCCTGGCCAGCGCGGCCTGA